TACATTTTTCAGTAAATAACTGCTACTTCCTCCTCCTCGTCAGGTTGTATGAAAAAATCTAGCTAGGTTTTATTATTGATATTTTGATGGAGCTTTAACCATTTTCGGTATTGATTGGATGGAGGTTTCAGCTCTATAAGGAGAAATATAAAATTTTAGAATGGCTATACACATTATCAAATATGGCTCTTGAGACTTAGATATGACTAAGCGCCATGTGAAGGGGGAGGCCCTTTCGGAGGAGGTTAGGGAGTGGTATAGGAGGGCGGAGCGTGATCTGGCTAAGGCGAGAGACGACCTAGAAAGGGGCTGGTATCCAGAAGGCTGCTTCTACGCCCAGCAGGCCTGCGAGAAGATCCTGAAGGCATACCTTCGAACCGTTGGGGTCGTTGTAAGGGCTCATAGGATAGAGGCGCTTCTGCTAGCTAAGGGTCAGGGCCTCCAAGTGGATGACCTACTGGAGAATAGAGGGCTATTGGAGGAACTCTCAGAACAATACCTAGCTCCGCGTTACCCAAATTTCAGGGGGAGGGTCGCTAGGAGGCTGGAGGATTACGATCGGGAGCTAGCCGAGTCATGTCTTGAGATGGCGGTGAGGATATGGTCAAGGGTGGAAGGGGCCATAGAGAGGTGGGTTTTGGATCGACCGAGTTGAAGGTCGACGTCAAGGAGGGGCTGGA
This Candidatus Bathyarchaeota archaeon DNA region includes the following protein-coding sequences:
- a CDS encoding HEPN domain-containing protein, giving the protein MTKRHVKGEALSEEVREWYRRAERDLAKARDDLERGWYPEGCFYAQQACEKILKAYLRTVGVVVRAHRIEALLLAKGQGLQVDDLLENRGLLEELSEQYLAPRYPNFRGRVARRLEDYDRELAESCLEMAVRIWSRVEGAIERWVLDRPS